The Erpetoichthys calabaricus chromosome 1 unlocalized genomic scaffold, fErpCal1.3 SUPER_1_unloc_22, whole genome shotgun sequence DNA window CTGAAGGTTTCGCCGCtcagagaatcgtttgccacattccaaacaaccATACGGCTTCTCCCCGGTGTGAGTCCTTACGTGTTTCTGAAAGCTGCTCCTGTCAGAGAATCGTTTGTCACATTCAGAGCAGGAGTACGGCTTCTCCCCGGTGTGAATTCTCGTGTGGCCCTGAAGGCTGCCTAATCGTGAGAAtccttttccacattcagaacaggagtacggcttctctccggtgtgaatccTAGTGTGTTTGCGAAAGCTGCTGTTGtcagagaatcgtttgccacagtcAGAACAACAAAATGGTTTCTCTCCcgtatgaattcttgtgtggatCTGAAGATGGCTCACTCGTGAAAATCGTTTATAACATTCAGAACATGAGTATGGCTTCTGTGTCATCTGACTTCCTGAATCGCCTTCAGATTTCAGCACAGTTTTGGTCCACTCCTGGCAAACATACACATCCACAGAATTACTATTATGCACCTGTTGAGTGTTAATAGCATCCATTTTGGTTTGATTAGTCACAGCCAGGGAAGCAGATTGCAAAGAGGTTGGTATCAAATACTCCGATTCGGATGTTGACTTCTTCAGTTTTTCCTCATTTGGTGCCTGTTGTGGTCTGCCGTAAGCAAATGGCAAGGAGAAGCCACAACTCTCCTGTAAATCTGTAGAAAGACAATCATGTAGAATGAATGTAGACTTGATCGTTCAATTAATCACCATTTACCAAGTAACCAATTTAACTAGAAGCTGGTCGATTACTGCTGTTCTATGGCAGCTTCTACAAGAAGGCACTACAGAGAGCTGACAGCAACACTTAAAACTTCAAAAAGGGACCCGACTACCTACAGAGGAGAACGTATACAACAACTGCTGCTGCTTGTGTGCATTTGTTTTTACTGCCCTCGTCTAGAAGATGCTATCAAAGTTGTCCCACCTAAACTTCCAAACTGAGGAGCAATTTCTTTCCAACAGTCATCATCACACTGAATCAAGTGTGAGGAACACCACACAAAGACTGGCAACCTGGCAGAAGCTGTATTGAGAACCTTACCAAGCCCATGACATAGAAAGACAGGACAGGACATTGAGGTGTCAGcatggattccctcagggcatcttgggaattggagttcgtcAGCTCAGCCTCGTTGGGTCCCATTGGGTGCTGGGAGGACTGCTGAGCTCTCTCTGTTGTGTCGGGCTCCAACTCCACCTGGAAGGACTTCCGAGTGACAGTTTCGGgacaccagaagtgctcccaggttTGATATAAAATGATGAGCCCTGTCTCAgactgggagccagagtcgggaggaggtgggcgAAGCCTGAGAGAGGAATGGAGGAGGCTGAAATTAGTCAAGGAAACAGGAAGAAAAGCAAGAGTATTGTTGTGGGCTGTAACTGTGGCATGGGAAACGCTTGCTTTTTGGAAGAATttaccataataaataaattaaaaaataaatagcaaacttGTGTCCGAGTCTATATGCTGGGAGTTTGGTgagctgcagcacctcctggggACCACACAGGCAATAAATCCAGTCATTCCTCAATATCTCCTTTCCCGTCACGTGCAGAGAGCTGATTTAAATATCaagttacatctgtgtgtgtatatataaatattatgacTACTTATTATAATGTTGTGCAAAATTACTTCCATTATTTCAAGTGCTGTCGCTTTATCACGCTACACACTCGCTTTATCCTTTTTATATCGTTAAATGAACACACGTGTACAGTTAGTTACgtctttttgtgtatgtgtaatttCGAAAAAGTATCACTTAGGGAGCCACATGTTGAATTTCATCGTCTGTGCGACAAGGATAACAACGATGACATTCTTTTCTATTCCAGAagccaaaagaaagagaaacaacaGGCTGGTGACGTTCTACATCGGCATTCAAAACGATTACGACTGAATGCCCGTCAAGAGTTGTGAACTCAAAATCTCACTCAAAAACGAGACCCTGAAAAGTCGAGCAGAGTTGGCTCGAGCATAAGAAGAAATGGCTTCACTGGGGTGCCACACTGCAAACACGGCATGAACGTTGCAGTCGACGCTTCTACACTTAAATTTGAACGTAACACCAGTAGCCCGCGATTTATTGGAAGTTAGGACATAATATgtaaaaatcaataacaaaactttctgtttttgttaccAATGATGTCAATTAGAAGAGaatctgcaagagtgaaagggaaagtctataaaatggtggtgagaccagctatgtggtgtggtgtggagatggtggcactgacgggaacacaggaggcagagctggaagtggtggAGGTTCGCTCAGAGTAACGAAGGTAGACAGGATTAGGGACAAGGATATTAGAGGGACAATACAGGtgtgacagtttggtgaccaagtgagagggGCGAgtttgagatggtttgggcacatgCGGAGGGGAGATGAGGGGGGGAATGTGGAGAATTGAAccaccaggtcaggtcaggtcaggtcaggttgggaagcaagcaccatcacatgacaaaacagctcgggatcctgattggcaaccccctTGGCAGACACAGGGTCCAGTTCCACCCCCCCACGTGTtaatgtgggcatccccttggtcgGGTCCAGCCACTTGGGACCTCCACAATGAGTGTCCTGCAGGCCGGATGACtgaaatcacaccacatggctgtagtgtggtaactgacactccctcacaaatGCAGGCAAGACGAAAACAGGAAGGCCAGAGAGGAGATGATGGATGTTGTTGAGTGAGGACATAATGTGTGGCACAAAGTGATGATGAAGACAGCGATAGATGGAggcagatgatccgctgtggtggcccctaaatgggagcagccaaaagaagaagaagttgctgTATTCCTAAACAAGACGCTATCTAAGCTTGTAGACGTCTTAGTAGTGGGCAGCATCCTGGCTAATCCAGTATACCAGGTGAAGGTCTCCTTCcagtatgaacctttgtggaaaTCGCTTACTGATGTGTTaagaaaaaacccaaaaaacacattcaaacataaaacacaaatccCGCACGTGAAGGGAAACAAGGAATGAAATCATCTGTTAGCATATTTGTGTCTCACGCTTATGGGGACGTCTTTGTGTGTGGACCTCCATGTGAGTGGCGTGTAACATGTGAactgttaatccatccatccatccattatccaacccgctatatcctaactagagggtcacgggggtctgctggagccaatcccagccaacacagggtgcaaggcaggaaacaatccctgggcagggtgccagcccaccgcagggcacacactagggacaatttagaatcgccaatgcaattaacctgtgggaggaaactccacgcagggaggaccccggacgTGAACccgcgggtctcctaactacgaggcagcagggttacccactgcaccaccgtgccgccccgaacTGTTAATCCTTTACAAGAAATACCCAGAGTTCCGAGGGTCAATGCACATAGGAAGAGAGGACAGGAAGAAGTCGCACCTCGGGCcattgtctgtctgcctgccggCAACTATGTGGGCAAACAAACTTTTATCGGAGCAGCTGAACCTAAGAAGAGTTTCAAACTCGATGGACCGCAGGGTTGAAAATCAAATTCTCTTCGTAACCTCCAAAGCTTTAAAGGGCTGCACACCGCACGacttcagtgaccttctccattgctcccactaaggtcctccgatTGTGgtccccactaacctgcactccgTGGGTGACAGCTGGGCCTTGACCTCCTGACGTTAAGGAGATCAGCCGACTCCATTCATACTTTTACAAAGCCCATCGGCTCAGGAAGGCGTCGAACTTCACCGGACATTCTGATGCTTCTGTCAGTTGACCTCTCtgtctgatgtgtgtgtgtgttacatctggaagagccattttcctagttctataagattcatgaaaatttcttagatgacaatgcataaactatgggaggttcctataacccccgtaaatacaatcgtattggtatattcttgtcatttctaacatccatccatccatccattttccaacccactgaatccaaacacagggtcatgggggtctgctggagccaatcccagccaacacagggcacaaggcaggaaccaatcctgggcagggtgcttgGAGTAAACGTTagtcttcagttagtgacagccttgtcatgagtaaggtgtggaaggcataaggttttaaaccgtgcctgggCACATGCCAACGTGCCAACCAGCCTaagggccttttgagtgtgtgaagtaaatatgtacGAAAActgcacttaatttatgtgttgtgccgtacatTTAAAGTGtatagaagaagaaattaagaaccttgaagtttttcaagaaaagttaagtttatagaagatacatttttccctttttttgccttttattctacgtgcataactattttttcttttattcttgtgtggattatttgcttttaactttcactaaatatttttaaaatgaacttttggactttgagatttctttcggcacgtgtTTGACCACACCTATATCTCAGGCAGCTACAATATCACAAATGATGCGATTTACTAGGCTTTACTTTTAGTATTAAACTTAGTATCTTCCTCTGCTTTACTGTCTTTTACtctatttaatgtttttctgttttagtgaTCAGTGCATCCAATGTCTCAtctaccctgctgttctttctgagactcggTTGTGGgcatggaaaaggcgctatataattcgAGATCCGTCTGGATGACTTACAGTCAGGTCCCGACGTATTTGGACTGTGAAACAATCTTCATCATAACCCTCTATCCGCGGATCCAGTATTAAAATGAGCAGTTATTAAAATGCGACATGACGAGAGTGATCCTCTCACCTAGATTTAAACTTTATAGGGAGGTGGATCGCCCGGATCGCTTGGGGACCATCTCTGCTCAGGAATTGGTGAATTACTGGGTCAATAAAACGTTGGCCTGTGATCGATGTGCTGCCTGGGGGAAAATGAGAACATGTAGTCGTGTAGTACGAGTGCGTTAGATTAGGATATTGTATTTTTGTGTAGgtattttttgtcttgtttgtcttttttaggGCCTTTCCCTTGTTTAAGCCCTGAACTTAACCCCAAGGGGATCAGAGCCTTGAGGCTAAAATAGTAGAGGGgggtccctgatgttaagatgGTGGAGGTTGGCAGTTCAGGTGAGGTGATAGGCCAGATTGGTTTAGATAGTTTTTGGTAGTTGGTATTTTCTTTGTGGTAATAGGGtcttaccctaaccctaaccctgaccTTAACCCCTGGGGGACTAGAGCCCTGAGGCTAAGATAGTGGAGGGGGGGTCCCTGATGTTAAAATAGTGGAGGTTGGCAGTTCAGGTGAGGTGTTAGACTGGATATACGGTGCTAGAATGTGGTTgtggtattttattttgttccttaGCATTGCACTTTGATGCAACCCTAGGATGTTAGGCCTTAAGCCTAAATTAATGGCGGAAGGCAGTCCGAAGGGGAAAAGATTGAGTGCGGGGATATAGTAGGTTATTATAggttattatatatagtatagtattaaTATAGTAGGTTATTATTATAGTAGGTTAGTGTTAAGGACAGTTTGGAGAATTATTTATGggcaaattaagaaataaaagtgAGAGCCGTGTGAGGAGTGAAATTTAAATACCTGGTGATCGGTAAAACTGTTCATTATGTTCTCTTGATATTTATAAGGAGCTGTGTATTTTGGAATTTCAATTTAATAGTAGAAGTTTATTATTGGTGTAAACCCTGTATTGGGAaactaatattaaaaacattaggGAAAACACTTCATAAATTGGTATTAATCCAAATTTAGATAGCTGTAGATATAGATTCATAGGAACAAATTTATGGATAGGAATTATGATCATTAGTGGAAAAATGGATAGAATGATtaatccagaaaaaaataaaatatatttagaacTGTAACTGTGTACCCATGCATTGATTTTCACCGCAAGGTGATCCTCccctaccctaaccctaaccctaatttcagCACAcacaccaca harbors:
- the LOC114669348 gene encoding zinc finger protein 184-like, producing the protein METKAVNVKEEDCAWEWVHPEQKALCIKEEDGELRSVIIKEETEEKPLVIDTQKHTVLDSVKDESVCQSRSQDGWVSSPEHSVSVKSESLKSDTKAAQETSRRTSGGQPSPTNQHREPEDLQESCGFSLPFAYGRPQQAPNEEKLKKSTSESEYLIPTSLQSASLAVTNQTKMDAINTQQVHNSNSVDVYVCQEWTKTVLKSEGDSGSQMTQKPYSCSECYKRFSRVSHLQIHTRIHTGEKPFCCSDCGKRFSDNSSFRKHTRIHTGEKPYSCSECGKGFSRLGSLQGHTRIHTGEKPYSCSECDKRFSDRSSFQKHVRTHTGEKPYGCLECGKRFSERRNLQSHMTIHTGERPYCCSECGKRFSDRSNLQSHVRIHTRYNLSNSF